The Streptomyces sp. NBC_01275 genome has a segment encoding these proteins:
- the infA gene encoding translation initiation factor IF-1 codes for MAKKQGAIEIEGTVVESLPNAMFKVELQNGHQVLAHISGKMRMHYIRILPDDRVVVELSPYDLTRGRIVYRYK; via the coding sequence GTGGCCAAGAAGCAAGGTGCCATCGAGATCGAGGGCACTGTCGTCGAGTCTCTTCCGAACGCCATGTTCAAGGTCGAGCTCCAGAACGGCCACCAGGTCCTGGCGCACATCAGCGGCAAGATGCGTATGCACTACATCCGTATCCTCCCTGACGACCGGGTCGTGGTGGAGTTGTCTCCGTACGACCTGACGCGTGGCCGGATCGTCTACCGGTACAAGTAG
- the rpsK gene encoding 30S ribosomal protein S11, protein MPPKGRQGAAKKVRRKEKKNVAHGQAHIKSTFNNTIVSITDPAGNVISWASAGHVGFKGSRKSTPFAAQMAAESAARRAQEHGMRKVDVFVKGPGAGRETAIRSLQATGLEVGSIQDVTPTPHNGCRPPKRRRV, encoded by the coding sequence ATGCCCCCCAAGGGACGTCAGGGCGCTGCCAAGAAGGTGCGCCGCAAGGAAAAGAAGAACGTCGCGCACGGCCAGGCGCACATCAAGAGCACGTTCAACAACACGATCGTGTCCATCACGGACCCGGCCGGAAACGTGATCTCGTGGGCCTCCGCCGGCCACGTCGGCTTCAAGGGCTCGCGTAAGTCCACGCCGTTCGCCGCGCAGATGGCCGCCGAGTCGGCTGCCCGTCGCGCGCAGGAGCACGGCATGCGCAAGGTCGACGTCTTCGTCAAGGGTCCGGGCGCCGGTCGTGAGACCGCCATCCGCTCCCTGCAGGCCACGGGCCTCGAGGTCGGCTCCATCCAGGACGTCACCCCGACCCCGCACAATGGCTGCCGTCCGCCCAAGCGTCGCCGCGTCTGA
- the rpsM gene encoding 30S ribosomal protein S13, translated as MARVSGVDIPREKRVEVALTYVFGIGRTLSQETLAATGVDPNTRVRDLSEEQLVAIREYVDANIKTEGDLRREIQADIRRKVEIGCYQGLRHRRGLPVRGQRTSTNARTRKGPRRAIAGKKKPGKK; from the coding sequence ATGGCACGCGTTTCCGGTGTTGACATCCCGCGCGAAAAGCGTGTGGAGGTCGCCCTCACCTACGTGTTCGGCATTGGCCGGACCCTCTCGCAGGAGACGCTGGCTGCGACCGGCGTCGACCCGAACACCCGCGTTCGCGACCTCTCCGAGGAGCAGCTCGTCGCGATCCGCGAGTACGTGGACGCCAACATCAAGACCGAGGGTGACCTCCGTCGCGAGATCCAGGCCGACATCCGCCGCAAGGTGGAGATCGGCTGCTACCAGGGTCTCCGTCACCGTCGTGGTCTGCCCGTCCGCGGTCAGCGCACCAGCACGAACGCTCGTACCCGCAAGGGCCCGCGTCGCGCCATCGCCGGCAAGAAGAAGCCGGGCAAGAAGTAG
- a CDS encoding DNA-directed RNA polymerase subunit alpha: MLIAQRPSLTEEVVDEFRSRFVIEPLEPGFGYTLGNSLRRTLLSSIPGAAVTSIRIDGVLHEFTTVPGVKEDVTDLILNIKQLVVSSEHDEPVVMYLRKQGPGLVTAADIAPPAGVEVHNPDLVLATLNGKGKLEMELTVERGRGYVSAVQNKQVGQEIGRIPVDSIYSPVLKVTYKVEATRVEQRTDFDKLIVDVETKQAMRPRDAMASAGKTLVELFGLARELNIDAEGIDMGPSPTDAALAADLALPIEELELTVRSYNCLKREGIHSVGELVARSEADLLDIRNFGAKSIDEVKAKLAGMGLALKDSPPGFDPTAAADAFGADDDADAGFVETEQY, encoded by the coding sequence ATGCTGATCGCTCAGCGTCCCTCTTTGACCGAAGAGGTCGTCGACGAGTTCCGCTCCCGGTTCGTGATCGAGCCGCTGGAGCCGGGCTTCGGCTACACCCTCGGCAACTCCCTCCGCCGGACCCTCCTGTCCTCGATCCCGGGTGCGGCGGTCACGTCCATCCGTATCGACGGCGTGCTGCACGAGTTCACCACCGTGCCGGGCGTCAAGGAGGACGTCACCGACCTGATCCTCAACATCAAGCAGCTGGTCGTCTCCTCGGAGCACGACGAGCCTGTCGTGATGTACCTGCGCAAGCAGGGTCCGGGTCTGGTCACCGCCGCCGACATCGCGCCCCCGGCCGGTGTCGAGGTGCACAACCCCGACCTCGTCCTCGCCACGCTCAACGGCAAGGGCAAGCTGGAGATGGAGCTCACGGTCGAGCGTGGCCGCGGCTACGTCTCCGCCGTGCAGAACAAGCAGGTGGGCCAGGAGATCGGTCGTATTCCGGTCGACTCCATCTACTCGCCCGTGCTGAAGGTCACGTACAAGGTCGAGGCGACCCGTGTCGAGCAGCGCACCGACTTCGACAAGCTGATCGTCGACGTCGAGACCAAGCAGGCCATGCGTCCGCGTGACGCCATGGCGTCGGCCGGCAAGACCCTGGTCGAGCTGTTCGGTCTGGCCCGCGAGCTCAACATCGACGCCGAGGGCATCGACATGGGCCCGTCCCCGACGGACGCCGCCCTCGCCGCCGATCTGGCGCTGCCGATCGAGGAGCTGGAGCTCACCGTTCGGTCGTACAACTGCCTCAAGCGCGAGGGCATCCACTCCGTGGGTGAGCTCGTGGCTCGTTCCGAGGCCGACCTGCTGGACATCCGCAACTTCGGTGCGAAGTCCATCGACGAGGTCAAGGCGAAGCTGGCCGGCATGGGCCTGGCCCTCAAGGACAGCCCGCCCGGATTCGACCCGACCGCCGCCGCCGACGCCTTCGGCGCGGACGACGACGCGGACGCGGGTTTCGTGGAAACCGAGCAGTACTGA
- the rplQ gene encoding 50S ribosomal protein L17 has translation MPKPAKGARLGGSAAHEKLLLANLAKSLFEHGRITTTEAKARRLRPYAERLVTKAKKGDLHNRRQVLQIITDKSVVHTLFTEIAPRYENRPGGYTRLTKIGNRRGDNAPMAVIELVEALTVAQQATGEAEAATKRAVKEADEAKVEETKVDEVVEDAKPEAVEAAAEESKDA, from the coding sequence ATGCCGAAGCCCGCCAAGGGCGCCCGTCTGGGCGGCAGCGCTGCGCACGAGAAGCTGCTCCTCGCGAACCTCGCGAAGAGCCTCTTCGAGCACGGCCGCATCACCACCACCGAGGCGAAGGCCCGCCGCCTGCGCCCGTACGCCGAGCGTCTGGTCACCAAGGCGAAGAAGGGCGACCTTCACAACCGCCGTCAGGTGCTCCAGATCATCACGGACAAGAGCGTCGTCCACACGCTCTTCACCGAGATCGCCCCGCGCTACGAGAACCGTCCGGGCGGCTACACCCGCCTGACCAAGATCGGTAACCGCCGTGGCGACAACGCGCCCATGGCCGTCATCGAGCTGGTCGAGGCCCTGACGGTCGCGCAGCAGGCGACCGGCGAGGCCGAGGCCGCGACGAAGCGCGCGGTCAAGGAGGCCGACGAGGCCAAGGTCGAGGAGACCAAGGTCGACGAGGTCGTCGAGGACGCCAAGCCGGAGGCCGTCGAGGCCGCCGCCGAGGAGTCCAAGGACGCCTGA
- the rpmJ gene encoding 50S ribosomal protein L36 — translation MKVKPSVKKICDKCRVIRRHGRVMVICENPRHKQRQG, via the coding sequence ATGAAGGTCAAGCCGAGCGTCAAGAAGATCTGCGACAAGTGCAGGGTGATCCGCCGTCACGGCCGGGTCATGGTCATCTGCGAGAACCCGCGCCACAAGCAGCGCCAGGGCTGA